The following proteins are encoded in a genomic region of Micromonospora olivasterospora:
- a CDS encoding glutamate--cysteine ligase: MGKDVEQGAFSREDRVRYRQKVRRCLDVFALMLDDFGFDADRPMTGLEIELNLVDAAAEPAMRNEEILAAIADPLFQTELGQFNLELNAQPRLIEGTGFADYERELRNSLDRADERAARSDARILLVGILPTLTERHLVVDNLSTNARYRVLNDQIVGARGEDIELDIRGVERLRTHTDSIAPEAACTSLQFHLQVAPDSFADYWNASQAIAGVQVAIGANSPFLYGRQLWAETRIALFQQATDTRPDELKAQGVRPRVWFGERWITSIFDLFEENVRYFPPLLPVCEDEDPVEVLHAGGVPELSELRLHNGTVYRWNRPVYDIMNGRPHLRVENRVLPAGPTVVDMLANAAFYFGLARGLAEADRPIWSQLTFSSAEENFHAAARRGMDAVLHWPRLGDVPVTKLVLDTLLPTAATGLDRFGVAPAERDRLLGIIEQRCRTGRNGAVWQTEAVWAAERHRRMDRDTALHHMVRRYAELQRGNEPVHTWPVD, translated from the coding sequence ATGGGCAAGGACGTCGAGCAGGGTGCCTTCTCCCGGGAGGACCGGGTCCGCTACCGGCAGAAGGTCCGGCGGTGCCTGGACGTCTTCGCGCTGATGCTGGACGACTTCGGGTTCGACGCCGACCGGCCGATGACCGGCCTGGAGATCGAGCTGAACCTCGTGGACGCGGCCGCCGAGCCGGCCATGCGCAACGAGGAGATTCTCGCCGCCATCGCCGACCCGCTCTTCCAGACCGAACTGGGACAGTTCAACCTGGAGCTGAACGCCCAGCCCCGGCTGATCGAGGGAACCGGCTTCGCCGACTACGAGCGCGAGCTGCGCAACAGCCTCGACCGGGCCGACGAGCGGGCGGCCCGGTCCGACGCCCGGATCCTCCTGGTCGGCATCCTGCCCACCCTCACCGAACGCCACCTCGTCGTCGACAACCTCTCCACCAACGCCCGGTACCGGGTGCTCAACGACCAGATCGTCGGCGCCCGGGGCGAGGACATCGAGCTGGACATCCGGGGTGTGGAGCGGCTGCGGACGCACACCGACTCGATCGCGCCGGAGGCGGCCTGCACCAGCCTCCAGTTCCACCTCCAGGTCGCGCCGGACAGCTTCGCCGACTACTGGAACGCGTCCCAGGCCATCGCCGGGGTGCAGGTCGCGATCGGGGCCAACTCCCCGTTCCTGTACGGGCGGCAGCTCTGGGCCGAGACCCGCATCGCCCTGTTCCAGCAGGCCACCGACACCCGTCCCGACGAGCTGAAGGCCCAGGGCGTCCGTCCCCGGGTCTGGTTCGGTGAGCGCTGGATCACCTCGATCTTCGACCTGTTCGAGGAGAACGTCCGCTACTTCCCGCCGCTGCTGCCCGTCTGCGAGGACGAGGACCCCGTCGAGGTGCTGCACGCCGGCGGGGTGCCCGAGCTGAGCGAGCTGCGGCTGCACAACGGCACCGTCTACCGGTGGAACCGCCCGGTCTACGACATCATGAACGGCCGCCCGCACCTGCGCGTGGAGAACCGGGTGCTGCCCGCCGGGCCGACCGTGGTCGACATGCTCGCCAACGCCGCGTTCTACTTCGGACTCGCCCGAGGGTTGGCCGAGGCGGACCGGCCGATCTGGAGCCAGCTCACGTTCAGCTCGGCGGAGGAGAACTTCCACGCGGCCGCCCGGCGCGGCATGGACGCCGTCCTGCACTGGCCCCGCCTCGGCGACGTACCGGTGACCAAGCTGGTGCTGGACACGCTGCTGCCGACGGCCGCGACCGGGCTGGACCGCTTCGGCGTGGCCCCCGCCGAGCGGGACCGGCTGCTCGGCATCATCGAGCAGCGCTGCCGTACCGGCCGCAACGGCGCGGTCTGGCAGACCGAGGCGGTCTGGGCCGCCGAACGCCACCGGCGCATGGACCGCGACACTGCCCTGCACCACATGGTGCGGCGCTACGCGGAACTCCAGCGCGGCAACGAGCCGGTGCACACCTGGCCGGTCGACTGA
- a CDS encoding PASTA domain-containing protein, translating to MNEVVGAMTDGITGGETYPGEPATDGPGRLTKALGAGLAVALLATIGATGGWLLAGDEGTPPAPPDAGAGARVTPSEASPPTVRTPAPTHRTSAPAQASGLTVPPVVGTDFEDARDELRDRRLGWRLVFGTGTGRQVARSTPPPGAPVSRGTTVTLYVAGPAPTLTVPDLLGDDCDDAADELVDEGFYPRYRTGRKGTVTAQHPGPDTPASWNDEVALTCGDEPSDPTGEPTPTP from the coding sequence GTGAATGAGGTGGTGGGCGCGATGACCGACGGGATCACCGGTGGGGAGACGTACCCGGGCGAGCCGGCGACGGACGGGCCGGGACGGCTGACGAAGGCGCTCGGCGCCGGCCTCGCCGTCGCGCTGCTCGCCACGATCGGCGCGACCGGCGGCTGGCTGCTGGCCGGCGACGAGGGCACCCCGCCCGCGCCACCGGACGCGGGCGCCGGCGCGCGGGTCACGCCCTCCGAGGCGTCGCCGCCGACCGTCCGGACGCCCGCGCCGACGCATCGGACCAGCGCGCCCGCCCAGGCCAGCGGCCTGACCGTCCCGCCCGTGGTCGGCACGGACTTCGAGGACGCCCGGGACGAGCTGCGGGACCGGCGCCTCGGCTGGCGGCTGGTCTTCGGCACGGGTACGGGGCGGCAGGTGGCCCGCAGCACCCCGCCGCCGGGCGCGCCCGTGAGCCGGGGCACCACCGTCACGCTGTACGTCGCCGGACCCGCGCCCACGCTCACCGTGCCGGACCTGCTCGGCGACGACTGCGACGACGCGGCCGACGAACTGGTCGACGAGGGCTTCTACCCGCGCTACCGCACCGGCCGCAAGGGCACCGTCACCGCCCAGCACCCCGGCCCCGACACCCCCGCCTCCTGGAACGACGAGGTGGCCCTGACCTGCGGTGACGAGCCGTCCGACCCGACCGGGGAGCCCACACCCACCCCGTGA
- a CDS encoding acyl-CoA dehydrogenase family protein → MDFRLTEEHEALRESVREFAREVVAPVIAEHYEKHTFPYEIVRQMGKMGLFGLPFPEEHGGMGGDYFALCLALEELARVDSSVAITLEAAVSLGAMPIHRFGTAEQKARWLPKLVSGEALAGFGLTEPGFGSDAGGTQTRAVLDADEWVINGSKAFITNSGTDITALVTVTAVTGTRPDGAKELSTIIVPSGTPGFTVAPAYSKVGWTASDTHELTFDDCRVPAANLLGERGRGFAQFLRILDEGRIAIAALAVGLAQGCVDESVKYAKERQAFGRPIGNYQAIQFKIADMEMKAHTARLAYYDAAARMLAGEPFKRQAAIAKLHASTVAVDNAREATQIHGGYGFMNEYPVARFWRDSKILEIGEGTSEVQRMIIARDLGM, encoded by the coding sequence ATGGACTTCCGGCTCACCGAGGAGCACGAGGCGCTGCGGGAGAGCGTGCGGGAATTCGCCCGCGAGGTGGTCGCCCCGGTCATCGCCGAGCACTACGAGAAGCACACCTTCCCGTACGAGATCGTCCGGCAGATGGGCAAGATGGGCCTGTTCGGCCTGCCCTTCCCAGAGGAGCACGGCGGCATGGGCGGCGACTATTTCGCGCTCTGCCTGGCCCTGGAGGAGTTGGCCCGGGTCGACTCCAGCGTGGCGATCACCCTCGAGGCGGCGGTCTCCCTCGGCGCGATGCCGATCCACCGTTTCGGCACGGCCGAGCAGAAGGCGCGGTGGCTGCCGAAGCTCGTCAGCGGCGAGGCCCTGGCCGGCTTCGGGCTGACCGAGCCGGGCTTCGGCTCCGACGCGGGTGGCACCCAGACGCGGGCGGTCCTGGACGCCGACGAGTGGGTGATCAACGGCTCGAAGGCGTTCATCACCAACTCGGGCACCGACATCACGGCGCTGGTCACGGTCACCGCCGTCACCGGCACCCGCCCGGACGGCGCCAAGGAGCTGTCCACGATCATCGTGCCGTCCGGCACCCCCGGCTTCACCGTCGCGCCCGCGTACTCGAAGGTCGGCTGGACCGCCTCGGACACCCACGAGCTGACCTTCGACGACTGCCGGGTGCCGGCCGCCAACCTGCTCGGCGAGCGCGGCCGGGGCTTCGCCCAGTTCCTGCGCATCCTCGACGAGGGACGGATCGCCATCGCCGCCCTGGCCGTCGGCCTGGCGCAGGGCTGCGTCGACGAGTCGGTGAAGTACGCGAAGGAGCGCCAGGCGTTCGGCCGGCCGATCGGCAACTACCAGGCGATCCAGTTCAAGATCGCCGACATGGAGATGAAGGCGCACACGGCCCGGCTCGCGTACTACGACGCCGCCGCCCGGATGCTCGCGGGCGAGCCGTTCAAGCGCCAGGCCGCGATCGCCAAGCTGCACGCCAGCACGGTGGCCGTCGACAACGCCCGCGAGGCCACCCAGATTCACGGCGGCTACGGCTTCATGAACGAGTACCCGGTGGCGCGGTTCTGGCGGGACTCCAAGATCCTGGAGATCGGCGAGGGCACCAGCGAGGTGCAGCGAATGATCATCGCGCGCGACCTGGGCATGTGA
- a CDS encoding acyl-CoA carboxylase subunit beta has protein sequence MTLDGEALEQLRKRARAGGADKYHAANAAKGKLFARERVALLVDAGSFVEDGLYANALAEGLPADGVVTGTATIDGRPVCLMANDSTVKAGSWGARTVEKIIRIIERAYTAGVPMVYLVDSAGARITDQVELFPGRRGAGKIFWNQVRASGSIPQVCALFGPSAAGGAYIPAFCDVVAMVDGNASMYLGSDRMVEMVTGEKTTLEAMGGAKVHSAESGVGHFLCKTEAEALDVVRRYLSYLPANWTQQPPTAPAVEAPEKADLAALVPASERQAFDMRRYVKGLLDEGSFFEIQALWAKELTIGFGRLNGEVVGVVGNNSMFKGGVLFVDSADKATRFVQLCDAFNVPLLFLSDVPGFMVGSAVEKQGIIRHGAKMITAISEATVPKICVVVRKAYGAGLYAMAGPGFEPDATIALPTAKIAVMGAEAAVNAVYANKIAAIADEAERAAFVAAKREEYERDIDIVRLASELVVDAIVEPHELRAELVRRFAAARTKDRHFSRRRHGVTPV, from the coding sequence GTGACGCTCGACGGTGAGGCACTGGAGCAGCTGCGCAAGCGGGCCCGGGCCGGTGGTGCGGACAAGTACCACGCGGCGAACGCGGCCAAGGGCAAGCTCTTCGCCCGCGAGCGGGTGGCGCTGCTGGTCGACGCGGGCTCGTTCGTCGAGGACGGCCTGTACGCCAACGCGCTCGCCGAGGGGCTGCCCGCCGACGGCGTCGTCACCGGCACCGCCACGATCGACGGCCGCCCGGTCTGCCTGATGGCCAACGACTCCACGGTCAAGGCCGGCAGTTGGGGCGCCCGCACGGTCGAGAAGATCATCCGGATTATCGAGCGCGCGTACACGGCGGGCGTGCCGATGGTCTACCTGGTCGACTCGGCCGGCGCGCGGATCACCGACCAGGTCGAGCTGTTCCCCGGCCGGCGCGGCGCCGGGAAGATCTTCTGGAACCAGGTCCGCGCCTCCGGCTCGATTCCGCAGGTCTGCGCGCTGTTCGGGCCGAGCGCCGCCGGCGGGGCGTACATTCCGGCGTTCTGCGACGTGGTCGCCATGGTGGACGGCAACGCCAGCATGTATCTCGGCTCCGACCGGATGGTCGAGATGGTCACCGGCGAGAAGACCACCCTGGAGGCGATGGGCGGGGCCAAGGTGCACTCCGCCGAGTCCGGCGTCGGGCACTTCCTCTGCAAGACCGAGGCCGAGGCGCTGGACGTGGTCCGGCGCTACCTGTCGTACCTGCCGGCGAACTGGACCCAGCAGCCGCCCACGGCGCCCGCGGTCGAAGCGCCCGAGAAGGCCGACCTGGCCGCGCTGGTGCCGGCCAGCGAGCGGCAGGCGTTCGACATGCGCCGGTACGTCAAGGGCCTGCTCGACGAGGGGTCCTTCTTCGAGATCCAGGCGCTCTGGGCCAAGGAGCTGACCATTGGCTTCGGCCGGCTGAACGGCGAGGTCGTCGGCGTGGTCGGCAACAACTCGATGTTCAAGGGCGGCGTCCTCTTCGTCGACTCGGCCGACAAGGCGACACGCTTCGTGCAGCTCTGCGACGCGTTCAACGTGCCGCTGCTGTTCCTCTCCGACGTGCCCGGGTTCATGGTCGGCAGCGCGGTGGAGAAGCAGGGCATCATCCGGCACGGGGCCAAGATGATCACCGCGATCTCCGAGGCGACGGTGCCGAAGATCTGCGTGGTGGTCCGCAAGGCGTACGGCGCGGGCCTGTACGCGATGGCCGGCCCGGGCTTCGAGCCGGACGCCACCATCGCGCTGCCGACCGCGAAGATCGCCGTGATGGGCGCGGAGGCGGCGGTCAACGCGGTCTACGCCAACAAGATCGCGGCGATCGCCGACGAGGCCGAGCGGGCCGCCTTCGTGGCCGCGAAGCGCGAGGAGTACGAGCGCGACATCGACATCGTCCGGCTCGCCAGCGAGTTGGTGGTCGACGCCATCGTCGAGCCGCACGAGCTGCGCGCCGAGCTGGTCCGCCGGTTCGCCGCCGCCCGCACCAAGGACCGCCACTTCTCCCGGCGCCGGCACGGCGTCACCCCGGTCTGA
- a CDS encoding MarR family winged helix-turn-helix transcriptional regulator: MDQNVFEDPRITAVGLLVEAHAGLSARFAAQFEQHGLSPVEFEVLTRLARSPGNQLRMTDLAAQTSLSTSGVTRVVDRMERDGLIRRRACPSDRRSSYAVVTAAGLERLDQTLPGHLRIIEEWFTGQLEPDVLRVLLEGLRQVRDAVHPGATAGSTGTVGEDGC, translated from the coding sequence GTGGACCAGAACGTGTTCGAGGACCCGCGGATCACCGCGGTCGGCCTGCTCGTCGAGGCGCACGCCGGGCTGTCCGCCCGGTTCGCCGCCCAGTTCGAGCAGCACGGGCTCTCGCCGGTCGAGTTCGAGGTGCTGACCCGCCTCGCCCGCTCGCCCGGCAACCAACTGCGGATGACCGACCTGGCCGCGCAGACCTCGCTCTCCACCAGCGGCGTCACCCGCGTGGTGGACCGGATGGAACGCGACGGCCTCATCCGCCGCAGGGCCTGTCCGTCAGACCGGCGCAGCTCGTACGCGGTGGTCACCGCGGCCGGCCTGGAGCGCCTGGACCAGACCCTTCCGGGGCACCTGCGCATCATCGAGGAGTGGTTCACCGGGCAACTCGAGCCGGATGTGCTGCGCGTCCTCCTCGAAGGCCTCCGGCAGGTACGCGACGCCGTACACCCGGGAGCGACCGCGGGCAGCACCGGGACTGTCGGCGAGGACGGCTGCTGA
- a CDS encoding YceI family protein, translated as MTSSTGSVTREWDGLTIPTAGTYLLDAAHKRVGFVARHMMVSKVRGEFAEATATITVAEDPLESSVVATIQAASINTAQADRDAHLRSPEFLDAESFPTLEYRSTGVKSRNGNEFVLSGELTVKGVTRPVDLEVEFEGVGRTPFGTDVFGFTATTEIDREEFGLTWNVALETGGVLVGKKIKIEIEGEAVRQA; from the coding sequence ATGACCAGCAGCACCGGATCGGTTACCCGCGAGTGGGACGGCCTCACCATCCCGACCGCCGGCACCTATCTGCTGGACGCGGCGCACAAGCGGGTCGGGTTCGTCGCCCGGCACATGATGGTCAGCAAGGTCCGCGGTGAGTTCGCCGAGGCGACCGCCACGATCACCGTCGCCGAGGACCCCCTGGAGTCGTCCGTCGTCGCCACCATCCAGGCCGCGAGCATCAACACGGCGCAGGCCGACCGCGACGCCCACCTGCGCAGCCCCGAGTTTCTCGACGCCGAGTCCTTCCCGACCCTGGAATACCGGAGCACGGGCGTCAAGTCCCGCAACGGCAACGAGTTCGTCCTCTCCGGCGAACTGACGGTCAAGGGCGTCACCCGGCCGGTCGACCTGGAGGTCGAGTTCGAGGGCGTCGGCCGTACGCCGTTCGGCACCGACGTCTTCGGCTTCACCGCCACCACCGAGATCGACCGCGAGGAGTTCGGCCTGACCTGGAACGTCGCCCTGGAGACGGGTGGCGTGCTGGTGGGCAAGAAGATCAAGATCGAGATCGAGGGCGAGGCTGTCCGCCAGGCCTGA